From the Anaerolineales bacterium genome, the window AGGACAAGCGGTGGATCGAGGACAGGCGCTCGCCATCCTGGAGGCGTACATCCAGAACCCGAACCTGAAGAACCACATGTTCGCTGTCGAAGCCGCCATGCGCGGCTATGCCGGCCGCTACCGGGAGGACCCAGATGCCTGGGGCCTGGCCGGCCTGCTTCATGATTTCGACTGGGAGATCCACCCGACCCTCGAACACC encodes:
- a CDS encoding HDIG domain-containing protein: MDRGQALAILEAYIQNPNLKNHMFAVEAAMRGYAGRYREDPDAWGLAGLLHDFDWEIHPTLEHHPQDGAPILRERGVPEEVIRCILSHAEHTGVPRQSRMEMCLYACDELTGLIT